The Tolypothrix sp. PCC 7712 region TAGTGAATAAATCTTTTAATTGATATCGTTGTAAATTAAAGTTTATCGCTTCAATTGTCGAGCCAATCGTCGTCCACTTCACAGTATTGTGTAATATTTCTGATGAAATATACTTTCTCTCATTAGGTGTAGTAAGACTACCACCGTAGGAAAACTCGACTGTATGATTTTTTGATGGCAAGGTTTTCTGAAACCAAACAATCGCACTTGATACTAATGCGTCATCGAACTGTACATCATTGGCACAAAACCGATGGACGCGCAATAGTGTGACTTTATTCAGTAAATAATCCTTTATTTGCTGCCCATAATTTACATCCATAAACCCACTGGGTATTAACCAGCCAGCGATGCCATCTTTTGCCATCCAAGCATCTGCAATACATAAAAAATGGCAATACAAACTAGCCAACTGGCTGAGTTTCACCCCAGCTATATTTTGACTTTGATTTTGTAATCTCAATTTATCGCTGCGAGTTAAATGATGGTGACGAACATAGGGGGGATTGCAAATTATCAAGTTTGCTTTTTTATCTTGATTTTCAGGTGGTATCGCTTTTGTAAAGTCGTTAATATTAAGTTGTAATGGTGTATTCTTCCATAATGAAATCGCCTCATTCCCGTAGTGCGAATCAATTTCATAACCTACGGCTGTTCCGATTTGTGATTGAGGAAATAGTTGCAGCAGTGCGGAATAAAAGGAGCCTGTACCAAATGCAGGATCAAGAAACCTGATGTTTTGATTTTGTGGCAATAAACTCTTCGCATATTCCACAATTGCGCTTGCTAATTCTATCGGCGTTGCAAATTGACCAAGCTTGTTGCGTTCAATTTGAGTTTTAGCAGCATCAAGTTGAGTCTGTCGCTTTACTCTCGTTTCTTCCGTTAATTGAGTAATATTCATATTCCAAATAATGCTAAATCATCAACGCGATGTTCCCATGCCCAATCAATTCCTTCTGCGGCTTCATATCCTAAATATCCGCTGTCAAAATAGCCGCAGAGAAACAAAATAAAATTGACCTCATTCCCATAGCTGCTCTTTAATTGTGCGATTTTAACTGCCTCTTCTTTCCGCCGCTTGTTGGGGTTAGTAAAATCTCCAGCAGATTTTGCTTCTATCAATAAAGGTAAATCTCCAGGCGATGATTGTAGGGGCATAATGACAGCATCTACGGGAATATTAACTTTTTTGCTACCAGATTGTAAGTTTACTGAGATATTGAGGCGAAATGCAAAATTTCCTGGCTGTATTGTATTGAATCTTAACTCGGTTCCTCTTGCTACATATTTGTAACCGCGTGCTTCCAACCACTCACGAATTACAGCCAGTTGTCTTTGCTCCTGAGCATTGCGGATAATTGGGTCAGCCACCGCACCACACAAACGGTCTGCAACAATTGTCGCTGCTCTATGGATTTGTGCTTCTGTTGGGTCAATTCCAGTATCGAGCCAAGGGAAAATATCTTTATCGATTAGTTGTGCGAACACTTGGCTAATTTTCTCCAGTTCCTCATCGATGAGCGCACTTTCCATTTTGGGTGGAATTCGTTGTTTCTCCTCCATGTTTTTGACCAAGTTGGGTAAAACATCTGCCAATCCAATAAGGCGATCGCGTGCGATGGGTGGTGCTGTCGCCATGCGGAGAATCGGCAACACTG contains the following coding sequences:
- a CDS encoding Eco57I restriction-modification methylase domain-containing protein translates to MNITQLTEETRVKRQTQLDAAKTQIERNKLGQFATPIELASAIVEYAKSLLPQNQNIRFLDPAFGTGSFYSALLQLFPQSQIGTAVGYEIDSHYGNEAISLWKNTPLQLNINDFTKAIPPENQDKKANLIICNPPYVRHHHLTRSDKLRLQNQSQNIAGVKLSQLASLYCHFLCIADAWMAKDGIAGWLIPSGFMDVNYGQQIKDYLLNKVTLLRVHRFCANDVQFDDALVSSAIVWFQKTLPSKNHTVEFSYGGSLTTPNERKYISSEILHNTVKWTTIGSTIEAINFNLQRYQLKDLFTIKRGLATGANNFFILTKEQAIAHQIPAYFLKPILPSPRYLLLDEISADALGNPILEQQLFLLDCNLPVSEIENSYPTLWKYLQMGIETGMSSHYLCKHRNPWYSQENRSPAPYLCTYMGRTNSSRGKAFRFILNNSNAIAANVYLMLYPKTILADALTSQPSLKQDLWLSLNDISQEALISGGRVYGGGLHKLEPKELGNLFIGIALNIPV
- a CDS encoding XamI family restriction endonuclease — protein: MPVNADKPHLWKQDIAQSVDLYNNWFMQFAPSAYRNTRVITAQQVESALVWTANLTNIAPVILHQHPSVLPILRMATAPPIARDRLIGLADVLPNLVKNMEEKQRIPPKMESALIDEELEKISQVFAQLIDKDIFPWLDTGIDPTEAQIHRAATIVADRLCGAVADPIIRNAQEQRQLAVIREWLEARGYKYVARGTELRFNTIQPGNFAFRLNISVNLQSGSKKVNIPVDAVIMPLQSSPGDLPLLIEAKSAGDFTNPNKRRKEEAVKIAQLKSSYGNEVNFILFLCGYFDSGYLGYEAAEGIDWAWEHRVDDLALFGI